The Salvelinus fontinalis isolate EN_2023a chromosome 34, ASM2944872v1, whole genome shotgun sequence region tcagggaccaggctatagataccaacagatctgggaccaggctatagataccaacagatctgggaccaggctatagataccaacagatctgggaccaggctatagataccaacagatctgagaccaggctatagataccaacagatctgagaccaggctatagataccaacagatctgggaccaggctatagataccaacagatctgagaccaggctatagataccaacagatctgggactaggctatagataccaacagatctgggaccaggctgtagataccaacagatctgggaccaggttatataCACCACACATTTCTGACAGAAACAGGCCACTgcattttattgattgattgcTACATTACCTGTTCatcacagcagcagcagcagcagcggatcAGAACCAGGACAACAAGCAGCAGAACCATGCCTGAAAGGATCAAGATGGACAGTCaattgtgtacgtgtgtgtgtgtgtgtgtgtgtgtgtgtgtgtgtgtgtgtgtgtgtgtgtgtgtgtgtgtgcgcgtgtgtgttccTACCGATGAAGATGAAGAAGACAGCGAAGGAGGCGATGTCCCAGTCAGACTGGAACAGCTGTTTAGACTGCAGTCTGGACACCACATCTGTAAACTGATCCTTAAACTCTGCCTGTAGGCTCCTCTGGTCCATGGCTATAGCTGGGCTAGAATTAGTCTCAGTCAGGGTTAACACACTGGAGAAGAACAATATAGGGTTTATGATGATTATAAAATACAGGACACACTGGGAGAAGAGACTGTGGTAATTCTCTTTAGACAATTACAATGCACCTGACTGGCTGACTATGTCGGTCTATAAAGTAGGCCTAAAATATACTTAACAATGTTATTTCATTGTATTGGAGATCATGCTGCATTTTGAATGTCCCTCATGAAATGGATCAGAGTTCAGCGTACCTGCTCTGCCCTAGACACAGTACTAAAATGGATCAGAGTTCAGCGTACCTGCTCTGCCCCAGACACAGTACTAAAATGGATCAGAGTTCAGCGTACCTGCTCTGCCCTAGACACAGTACTAAAATGGATCAGAGTTCAGCGTACCTGCTCTGCCCCAGACACAGTACTAAAATGGATCAGAGTTCAGCGTACCTGCTCTGCCCTAGACACAGTACTAAAATGGATCAGAGTTCAGCGTACCTGCTCTGCCCCAGACACAGTACTAAAATGGATCAGAGTTCAGCGTACCTGCTCTGCCCTAGACACAGTACTAAAATGGATCAGAGTTCAGCGTACCTGCTCTGCCCCAGACACAGTACTGAAATGGATCAGAGTTCAGCGTACCTGCTCTGCCCCAGACACAGTACTAAAATGGATCAGAGTTCAGCGTACCTGCTCTGCCCCAGACACAGTGCTTTTCTTCTGATCACTTTTACATAGACTACGATGAGATACAGATCAACTAGCCAAATACAGACTCTATTTTACATCTAAAAATGACTAGATTTGCTTTTAACTTCTTTAACACAAGACCAACATCATTATCGTTATGTTTGACTGACTGTGACATCTTGATGAATTACAGCCTCAGACTTTCACTTTTAAAGATTATTCCATgattacctatatatatatatatatatatatatatatataacttgaACACAAACAATTACAATAAACTAATATTTTCGGTAGTAATCAAACAAGTTTCTATATACTTTTCCGAAGTTCATTGTACCTGTAACTCGAACAAGCTCCTGTTTTTTTTGTCTCTTCTTCCGGGTACCTGCCCGACTGACGCACCTGTCGCTGTGCGGGTCACTGTGCACTGATTTGCATGGGGCGAGGGTAGGTCGTTTGAATCCTGCTTAATTTCCTCCAAGTAGGTCTAAAGGCGTATCGTGATCATGGATTTACCGAATGTGTGAGATATTGCCAGTCATTTCCACCATTGCTCTTGGCCATGTCTTTTCAAAGGAAACTTTTATGACGTGACTGGAGGAAATAAAGTCAGAGCAATTCATATGTGTGACGCATGTATATAAAACTAGGATTTGTCATAGCTACATTTCTGTTTTCATTGCTGTAAATTATAAATGTATTTTTTCTATAGTAAACCAGCTGATTTACATAATTCAAGGAATAGCAATATTTTGTCAGGTTGAGTTGCGGTCATATGATGTATTGTAGTAACATATTAGTTCCGTATGAGGCGCTGTTACTTTCCCGGCTCCTCATTTTCAGTTTTTCACCTCTGATGCATTGTTTACGTGGAAGTGAGTTTCGCTCCGTCTTCCGGGTTGTAGATCCTTCAGGTTGGCACTTCGCTTACTGTGAAGCTCAGCTGCGATGGCCGTGGTTCCTGCTCAATCTCTCCGGGTTTCGGATATCCGAGATCCGACGGTTCTGTTCGAGCGGTACAACACCGAGGAGATACGCGGCATCGAGCGGAAAGTCCGCGGAGAGATCGAGCACAAGAAGGAGGAACTTCGTCAGATGGTGGGCGAACGGTACCGCGATTTGATCGACGCCGCCGACACCATCGGAGAGATGCGTCAGTGTTCGGAGAGCGTTGTTACGTCCATCCAGGACATGCACCGCTATTGCCACAAACTGAAACAGGGGAAAAGCGTTCCCCAAAGCAACAGCAAAGAAGAGGTATATGGCTCCATTGTGAAGCTAGCGAGCTAACGTtacttggtggtggtggtggtggtggtgatggctaACTAGTTCTGTTGATTTAGATGGCAAACTGTTCTGCAGAATACCATTCCCTGATCCCTTATGGACAGTTTATGATGTGTGATTAGACTCCGACAGGTTCCATCCATTGTGAGATGAATGGTATATGTCAATGATGGGTATATCTGTGTGGGTTTCAATATCTACACCCTATGTCTCTGTCTGattgtctctctgcctgtcccttTACTTATGTATGTAATGTAGCCTATCTTAGGCCAGCTCTCCCATCAAGTCCCAGGAGAAGTTCTACACCACGGCCTCTCAGATCAATCACTGTGTATCCCTGtgattctctctgtctgtatgtgtttataatctctctctctctctccacaccaggTCCAGAGGCAGTCCCAGGAGAAGTTCTACACCATGGCCTCTCAGATCAAGCTGCTGCTGGAGATCCCAGAGAGGATCTGGAGTTCCATGGAGGCCTCTCAGTACCTGCAGGCAAAGACACTTATTACTAAGACAGTGGACTTTTAGCATTTCCCATAGGAAGACATGGCATACTTAGCCGTTGTTGCTAATACTAATACTATCTGGGCATGGCCAATGATCGATGATGTATGTAAACCCAAATCATAGGGCATGGCTAATGCTAACGAGCTAACTCTTGGTTTAATGGACACTCCTGACCAGCCAACCAATATTTAATTTCAGAATTGGTTCAAAATAGGTTAGGGTCAGTTTTATCGTTTGGGTAGTCGGGCTGTCAATGGGATGCTAGTCAGAAAAGCCCTTATAGCCTCTCCCTGGTTTACCACCCTCTTTGCTGCAGGCCACCCAGCTCTACCTGCTCTGCTGCCACCTGCACAGACAGCTCCACCTGGAGGCTGGAGGACCACAGTACAGCCCCGTCCTCGCTCGCTTCCCCATCCTGGTCAGGCAGGTGGCTGCTGCTGGACACTTCAGGTGAATGTCATCGTGATGTATTTTTGGATGAGGGAGCCGATTATCAAATCTGGATTTTCTTTGAAATTGAAGAGCCTACCGAGCAGGGCTAGGAGCACCACATTACATTTAGGAGCACCACATTCAATTTAGGAGCACCACATTCAATTTAGGAGCACCACATTCAATTTAGGAGCACCACATTCAATTTAGGAGCACCACATTAAATTAAGGAGGAccagaaaatatattttaaattgatTCAGATACAGCCTATATTGGTCCTATATTAATTCTATGTATTTCTGAAGCCCATGTTGAGTCCTAGACACTAATATGTAACACTGTAAAGACAGTTTATTATAAAAGACAAAATGTTGATACGAATACCCGTCATTGAAATTAAAGTCATTTTTTTGAATATTACGTTTCTACATTGTGTAAAAGCACTATTTTCCTATTGAGAAGCATTAATGAAAATGGTCCACTGTCTCTTTAAAAACGTCCGGTTTGTGATAATGACAAGCAAGAGATCTGTCATTCATTCATTGCTGCTTTGACCATTGATCTCCTGAAGAAgctgtccctctctttctgtgcCCCAAATGTTTGGAGACactggtaaagttaccaggttgttagctagctagctagccaatgaggtAACGTGACTGAACAAAGTGTAAACGAAGACGTTTTCACTATAGTAATGGGTCAGATCTTTTGACCTGGTTGGGCTAGAACCAATATGTTTTCACTATAGTAATGGGTCAGATCTTTTGACCTGGTTGGGCTAGAACCAAGATGTTTTCTCTGTAGTAATGGTTCAGATATTTTGACCTGGTTGGGCTAGAACCAAGATGTTTTCACTATAGTAATGGGTCAGATCTTTTGACCTGGTTGGGCTAGAACCAAGATGTTTTCTCTGTAGTAATGGTTCAGATATTTTGACCTGGTTGGGCTAGAACCAAGATATTTTCTCTGTAGTAATGGTTCAGATATTTTGACCTGGTTGGGCTAGAACCAAGATGTTTTCACTGTAGTAATGGGTCAGATATTTTGACCTGGTTGGGCTAGAACCAAGATGTTTTCACCGTAGTAATGGTGCCACCATGACCCTAATGAATCTTAACTTTCTTCTGGGAAATTATTTTCCTGGTTGCGCAGTGCTCCTAAAATCCTGCTGAGCTAAAACAAAAAAagaatgcatctctctctctcttctaccccTCTCCCAGGTCCACCATTTTGCTGGACAGTAAGTCAGTCCTGCGTGGTCGGGCGGTGTCCGACCAAGCCATCGCTGAGGCGCTAGTGTCCACCATGCTCCTAGAGGACAGCTCTCCACGTCAGGCTCTGGCTGACTTCCTTCTGGCTAGGAAGGCCTCTATCCAACAGCTACTCAACCAGCCACAACATGGTAGGATTGTTTGGGGAAACCATTTCATTTCCTCATCTCTGTTCAGTGGACTGGTGTGGTGTTTTGATGTGTGATTCAGGTTGACagacgtgtctgtgtgtgtcccaggTGCTGGTATTAAGGCCCAGGTGTGTAgcctggtagagctgctggtgaCCACTCTGTACCAGGCCTACGCTGTCTTCTACGTAGCCCCAGAAGGGAGTCCTCGGCTGGGGGACGGAGGGCTGAGCTCCGGCCTCCTCTTCACCACTCTGGAGAACGTCACCTCCACCACACCTACAGGTACATTACCTACGATACCTTGCAAGAAATGGTTGAAGAAGAAAGAGTACTTTTGATTTATttactttttatttaacctttatttaacctttatctaacctttatttatcctttatttaacctttatctaacctttatttaactaggcaagtcagttaagatcaaattcttatttacaatgacggtctaacCTACTTTCATCCCATGTAAGTCATAAACTGATCTTGAGCCCCTAACTTTGATAAGATGATATAAGCGTGTTATATTAGATTGTATGAGCAACATGGTAACAGCTCTACCTTGACCTTTCTGATTGGCCGGGTAGAATGTTACATACACCTATCCAATCCTCTCTGAGGGATATTGACTTTCGACAATGGAGGATTTAAATACCAATTATAAACCGAGGAGTTTGGCCCCTGGGTGCTGATGATCTGAAACAGTGTTtcagctgtgtgtgtttcagctgtgTGTATATCCAACAATATACCATGGGTATATTGTAAAGATGCAAAAAAGACTTGTTTACTGTTAGATgtttgttggtaaccagtttataatagcattaaggcaccttgggggtttgttgtatatggccaatacaccacGACCCTgtaggccttattgcttaattatagaaCTGTTGACATCTCTGTGGTAATCTGTCCTTCCGGTCTCACCTGTGTCCCCTGTTGTCCAGGTAAAGGGAGGCGTGTCCTTCAGGAGGAGGTGAGTACAGGAAGCTGGTTCAAgtacctcccttcctccatcgCTGAGTTCCAGCCCGCCCTCAGAACCCTGGCTCAGCCAATCAAGAGAGAGCAGCTCAGAGACACCCTACAGCAGTGGATCAACACGTAAGACATCATCCAATCAATGACCTTTACTTTGCATATAGAAACAGCTGCCATATTTCAGCCAATCAATAACCTTTAATTTGCATATAGAAACAGCTGCCATATTTCAGCCAATCAATACCCTTTAATTTGCATATAGAAACAGCTGCTATATTTCAGCCAATCAATACCCTTTACTTTGCATATAGAAACAGCAGTCTGGTTAGGGGTGTTATCATGTTGTATTATTTCTcccagctgtaacagggtcagcAGTCTGGTTAGGGGTGTTATCATGTTGTATTATTTCTCCCAGCTGTAGCAGAGTCAGCAGTCTGGTTAGGGGTGTTATCATGATGTATTATTTCTCCCAGCTGTAGCAGAGTCAGCAGTCTGGTTAggggtgttgtcatgttgtattatTTCTcccagctgtaacagggtcagcAGTCTGGTTAGGGGTGTTATCATGTTGTATTATTTCTCCCAGCTGTAGCAGAGTCAGCAGTCTGGTTAGGGGTGTTATCATGTTGTATTATTTCTCCCAGCTGTAGCAGAGTCAGCAGTCTGGTTAGGGGTGTTATCATGTTGTATTATTTCTCCCAGCTGTAGCAGAGTCAGCAGTCTGGTTAGGGGTGTTATCATGTTGTATTATTTCTCCCAGCTGTAGCAGAGTCAGCAGTCTGGTTAGGGGTGTTATCATGTTGTATTATTTCTCCCAGCTGTAGCAGAGTCAGCAGTCTGGTTAGGGGTGTTATCATGTTGTATTATTTCTCCCAGCTGTAGCAGAGTCAGCAGTCTGGTTAGGGGTGTTATCATGATGTATTATTTCTCCCAGCTGTAGCAGAGTCAGCAGTCTGGTTAGGGGTGTTATCATGTTGTATTATTTCTCCCAGCTGTAGCAGAGTCAGCAGTCTGGTTAGGGGTGTTATCATGTTGTATTATTTCTCCCAGCTGTAGCAGAGTCAGCAGTCTAGTTAGGGGTGTTATCATGTTGTATTATTTCTCCCAGCTGTAACACAGTCAGCAGTCTGGTTAGGGGTGTTATCATGTTGTATTATTTCTCCCAGCTGTAAGGAGGACATCTGTAATGGTGTCAGCAGTCTGCTGGTCTATGTGAACAGTCTGAAGGGCCTAGCCTCCATCAGAGATGCTGTGTGGGACCTCCTCTCCACCGACTCCATCAGTCAACACTGGAGCTTCATCTGCCAGCGGCTGTTAGAGCGCCCCCTAGCGCTGTGGGAGGACTTCCTACAGCAGCTCTTCCTACAACGCCTGCAGGTAACTAGCTAATCTCCCGTTTCCAGGACACAGATTAAAGCTAGTCTTAATCTAGGCTTAGATTAACGAGACCCAGGCCTCGTCCCCGGGCGTTGATTGTGGACACTTGGAAGGAAGTGTGTGGTGCACGACATTAGTCCTGGAGGAAGTAGCACCTTCTATGGAGAATCTCTGTTGACCAGGCGTTTCAGTCCAGGACTAATCTGTGTCCGTGGGATAACATAGAAAGGAGCGCTGACAGTGTAGCTGTTGCTGTTAATATTATTCTCTTGTCGTGTGTATTCTATACACTCTGCTCCTCTCAGTACATTGAGCTGTTCCCATTCAGACAGTGTGGAACCTTTTTAGAAACAGGACAACAGGTTTAACCTGCTGATttaactagctagtagctacagcTGACTTCTGTCTTCTAGCTATCTAGTAAACTAATTCTCCTCTCCAGAATAGTTCTAATCTGCTCACTGTATCggtttcctctccctctgtctctctctctccctctgtctctctctcctttcctgtcACTCTCTCATCTCCTTTtctacccccaccccccctcttccATCTTCCTACCTCCTTTCCATCCCTCCCCTTCTTTATCTTCCGCTCCCTTAATTCTCCcgttctccatctccccctcttcttccatTCTCTCCCCCAGGCGATCACCCAGGAGGGTACAGAGACTATCTCCACCAGCTGCAgacagctcctctcctctgcccttcgAGATCTAGAGGGCCAGCCCACCGCTCCAGGCCCCGGTCCACCaggccccagctccagccctccCCTCCCCAGCCGAGGTGCTCTCTACGAGGCAGACGTGGCCTCCTTCCTGTGGTCCGAGGCCCAGGGGGACCTACTGAGCGACGCGGCCTGGGTCAGTGTATCCCAACGGGGGCCACAGCACCGGAGCGGCCTGGCCATGAAGACTCAGGCCCTGACACCCTGTGTCCAGATCTTTTGTTCATCACTCGATGCTGCTCTCAGAGACAGACTGGATGACCTGCAGCACTACCTGCCCTCTGATAACACAGGTAAGGAGACAGATGGATGACCTGTCCTCTGATAACACAGGTAGGGAGACAGATGGATGACCTGTCCTCTGATAACACAGGTAGGGAGACAGGTGGATGACCTGTCCTCTGATaacacaggcagggagacagatggATGACCTGTCCTCTGATAACACAGGTAGGGAGACAGATGGATGACCTGTCCTCTGATAACACAGGTAGGGAGACAGATGGTGACCTGTCCTCTGATAACACAGGTAGGGAGACAGATGGATGACCTGTCCTCTGATaacacaggcagggagacagatggatgacctgtcctctgataacacaggtagggagacagatggatgacctgtcctctgataacacaggtagggagacagatggatgacctgtcctctgataacacaggtagggagacagatggatgacctgtcctctgataacacaggcagggagacagatggATGACCTGTCCTCTGATAACACGGGCAGGGAGACGGGTCATCCATCTGTCTGATAACACAGGTAGGGAGACAGATGGATGACCTGTCTTCTGATAACACAGGTAGGGAGACAGATGGATTACATGTCCTCTGATaacacaggcagggagacagatggATGACCTGTCCTCTGATAACACGGGCAGGGAGACGGGTCATCCATCTGTCTGATAACACAGGTAGGGAGACAGATGGATGACCTGTCCTCTGATAACACAGGTAGCGAGACAGGTGGATGACCTGTCCTCTGATAACACAGGTAGGGAGACAGATGGATGACCTGTTCTCTGATAACACAGGTAGGGAGACAGATGGATGACATATCCTCTGATAACACAGGTAGGGAGACAGATGGATGACCTGTCCTCTGATAACACAGGTAGGGAGACGGATGGATGACATATCCTCTGATAACACAGGTAGGGAGACGGATGGATGACATATCCTCTGATaacacaggcagggagacagatggATGACCTGTCCTCTGATAACACAGGTAGGGAGTCAGATGGATGACTGTCCTCTGATaacacaggcagggagacagatggATTACATGTCCTCTGATAACACAGGTAGGGAGTCAGATGGATGACCTGTCCTCTGATAACACAGGTAGGGAGTCAGATGGATGACCTGTCCTCTGATAACACAGGTAGGGAGTCAGATGGATGACTGTCCTCTGATaacacaggcagggagacagatggATTACATGTCCTCTGATAACACAGGTAGGGAGTCAGATGGATGACCTGTCCTCTGATAACACAGGTAGGGAGTCAGATGGATGACTGTCCTCTGATAACACAGGTAGGGAGACAGATGGAT contains the following coding sequences:
- the smim22 gene encoding small integral membrane protein 22, which encodes MDQRSLQAEFKDQFTDVVSRLQSKQLFQSDWDIASFAVFFIFIGMVLLLVVLVLIRCCCCCCDEQPRRHKVGHENFGMET
- the cog1 gene encoding conserved oligomeric Golgi complex subunit 1 isoform X1, with product MAVVPAQSLRVSDIRDPTVLFERYNTEEIRGIERKVRGEIEHKKEELRQMVGERYRDLIDAADTIGEMRQCSESVVTSIQDMHRYCHKLKQGKSVPQSNSKEEVQRQSQEKFYTMASQIKLLLEIPERIWSSMEASQYLQATQLYLLCCHLHRQLHLEAGGPQYSPVLARFPILVRQVAAAGHFRSTILLDSKSVLRGRAVSDQAIAEALVSTMLLEDSSPRQALADFLLARKASIQQLLNQPQHGAGIKAQVCSLVELLVTTLYQAYAVFYVAPEGSPRLGDGGLSSGLLFTTLENVTSTTPTGKGRRVLQEEVSTGSWFKYLPSSIAEFQPALRTLAQPIKREQLRDTLQQWINTCKEDICNGVSSLLVYVNSLKGLASIRDAVWDLLSTDSISQHWSFICQRLLERPLALWEDFLQQLFLQRLQAITQEGTETISTSCRQLLSSALRDLEGQPTAPGPGPPGPSSSPPLPSRGALYEADVASFLWSEAQGDLLSDAAWVSVSQRGPQHRSGLAMKTQALTPCVQIFCSSLDAALRDRLDDLQHYLPSDNTDPQVPSVSFTIGLGSGSSSGSGTVSSFDRFTDAVAVEETLRERCLACVRDIITCVRSKLGAASPVGSSPSPARLSSVLFMARLCQSLSKLCPNLRQCILGKQGGAAADPVTKGTPRQSRKLGKAAAKATEVSPAQAKWACLKEELLVVSMEAYRIWSSALSKALVGRFATSLHAESAGAILANATNWEELEIQEEAESGSSVTSKIRLPVQPSWFVQSLLFHLCLEVNGVGGHAVPRPTLQELLQGCMDLVLHQYQSLIHRAQDKDCPFPMTQNRSLQLLFDLRYLTATLGTRLEDGRGFRSHQDPRVQQVCDSLESYIDPFDLDVFMPPFNSNLNRLSQRSSVLLGLLTGTEKQFVSRGNSVGSQEPYNILPLASTQIRFGLLPLSMTNSRKTKSSTQGTDITRPLASPTSKPAHDDTFRPGNLFRQLANQEEELVAPPSLFKLGWLSGMSK
- the cog1 gene encoding conserved oligomeric Golgi complex subunit 1 isoform X2; this encodes MAVVPAQSLRVSDIRDPTVLFERYNTEEIRGIERKVRGEIEHKKEELRQMVGERYRDLIDAADTIGEMRQCSESVVTSIQDMHRYCHKLKQGKSVPQSNSKEEVQRQSQEKFYTMASQIKLLLEIPERIWSSMEASQYLQATQLYLLCCHLHRQLHLEAGGPQYSPVLARFPILVRQVAAAGHFRSTILLDSKSVLRGRAVSDQAIAEALVSTMLLEDSSPRQALADFLLARKASIQQLLNQPQHGAGIKAQVCSLVELLVTTLYQAYAVFYVAPEGSPRLGDGGLSSGLLFTTLENVTSTTPTGKGRRVLQEEVSTGSWFKYLPSSIAEFQPALRTLAQPIKREQLRDTLQQWINTCKEDICNGVSSLLVYVNSLKGLASIRDAVWDLLSTDSISQHWSFICQRLLERPLALWEDFLQQLFLQRLQAITQEGTETISTSCRQLLSSALRDLEGQPTAPGPGPPGPSSSPPLPSRGALYEADVASFLWSEAQGDLLSDAAWVSVSQRGPQHRSGLAMKTQALTPCVQIFCSSLDAALRDRLDDLQHYLPSDNTDPQVPSVSFTIGLGSGSSSGSGTVSSFDRFTDAVAVEETLRERCLACVRDIITCVRSKLGAASPVGSSPSPARLSSVLFMARLCQSLSKLCPNLRQCILGKQGGAAADPVTKGTPRQSRKLGKAAAKATEVSPAQAKWACLKEELLVVSMEAYRIWSSALSKALVGRFATSLHAESAGAILANATNWEELEIQEEAESGSSVTSKIRLPVQPSWFVQSLLFHLCLEVNGVGGHAVPRPTLQELLQGCMDLVLHQYQSLIHRAQDKDCPFPMTQNRSLQLLFDLRYLTATLGTRLEDGRGFRSHQDPRVQQVCDSLESYIDPFDLDVFMPPFNSNLNRLSQRSSVLLGLLTGTEKQFVSRGNSVGSQEPYNILPLASTQIRFGLLPLSMTNSRKTKSSTQGTDITRPLLF